Genomic DNA from Brassica oleracea var. oleracea cultivar TO1000 unplaced genomic scaffold, BOL UnpScaffold10119, whole genome shotgun sequence:
GTTTCTTTAGCGTGTGAGGACTCTAGTAACCACGAGAGAACAGTAGTGGCTAGTGGGATCATCAAACCACATTCGAGTGACAGAGATATGAGTATCAACAGGTGTTCTTATAAAGAGAATAAAGATCCTTGCCACCATACTCTTCCTTCCATACTAACTAGACGCAGAGAAGCTGAAGCGTTAGAAAAAGGAGATTTTCCTAATGTGGAAGAGAAGGAGCTACTGACTACATCTTTGTCGCCTTCAGAGAAAGAGTATGTCCAGTTCACAGTCAGGAGAAAGCGTAAGAAGGATGCAAGA
This window encodes:
- the LOC106322214 gene encoding uncharacterized protein LOC106322214, producing the protein MSINRCSYKENKDPCHHTLPSILTRRREAEALEKGDFPNVEEKELLTTSLSPSEKEYVQFTVRRKRKKDARSGSISPEGGSSSSQEDESRNRRQKTGEKDNVYLDSFNTESSSRDTRRVAQVARQ